A single region of the Salvia miltiorrhiza cultivar Shanhuang (shh) chromosome 8, IMPLAD_Smil_shh, whole genome shotgun sequence genome encodes:
- the LOC130996649 gene encoding uncharacterized protein LOC130996649 isoform X4: MAGMMNFTATPAFWPVSTSRATNGRLFMVKLSANASETPLSSISPPPNFKAPPPKPFSIRPDRVFDILGASLALLFRLTTSVLVSGYSVNIVPATEIPPDQYALGFAGFKLKESSKLGPRPEKPIEIYEFESCPFCRKVREIVAVLDLDVLYYPCPRNGPNFRPKVSQMGGKQQFPYMVDPNTGVSMYESDEIIKYLVGKYGDGNVPLLLSLGLLTTLTEGFAMIGRLGKGSSYTPSKLPPKPLEIWAYEASPFCKVVREVLVELELPHILHRYQHSIPCPTKVAFQLR; the protein is encoded by the exons ATGGCCGGAATGATGAACTTCACCGCCACTCCTGCTTTCTGGCCGGTGTCGACGAGCAGAGCTACCAATGGCAGATTGTTTATGGTGAAGTTATCAGCAAATGCTTCCGAAACTCCATTGTCCTCTATATCTCCGCCGCCCAATTTCAAGGCGCCGCCGCCCAAACCATTCTCCATCCGCCCCGATAGGGTTTTTGACATTTTGGGGGCTTCTCTCGCTTTGCTTTTTCGCCTCACCACCAGTGTACTTGTCTCAGG GTATTCTGTAAACATAGTGCCAGCAACGGAGATTCCACCTGATCAGTATGCTCTAGGATTTGCTG GTTTTAAGTTGAAAGAGAGTTCAAAGTTAGGCCCTCGCCCCGAAAAGCCAATTGAGATATATGAATTTGAAAG CTGCCCGTTTTGTCGGAAG GTTCGGGAAATTGTTGCAGTTTTGGATCTTGATGTCTTGTATTATCCTTGTCCAAGAAATGGCCCAAATTTTCGTCCCAAGGTTTCCCAAATGGGTGGAAAACAGCAGTTCCCATACATG GTGGACCCAAACACAGGAGTTTCTATGTATGAATCAGATGAGATAATCAAGTATCTGGTTGGGAAATATG GTGATGGTAACGTCCCCTTGCTGCTCTCTCTTGGTCTATTAACA ACTTTAACAGAGGGATTTGCTATGATTGGTCGACTTGGGAAG GGCTCTTCATACACTCCATCAAAACTACCACCTAAACCTCTAGAGATTTGGGCGTATGAG GCTTCACCATTTTGCAAAGTCGTGCGTGAAGTACTTGTGGAGCTGGAGCTACCTCACATACTACACAG ATATCAGCATTCTATTCCTTGTCCGACAAAGGTTGCATTTCAGTTGCGCTAG
- the LOC130996649 gene encoding uncharacterized protein LOC130996649 isoform X2: protein MAGMMNFTATPAFWPVSTSRATNGRLFMVKLSANASETPLSSISPPPNFKAPPPKPFSIRPDRVFDILGASLALLFRLTTSVLVSGYSVNIVPATEIPPDQYALGFAGFKLKESSKLGPRPEKPIEIYEFESCPFCRKVREIVAVLDLDVLYYPCPRNGPNFRPKVSQMGGKQQFPYMVDPNTGVSMYESDEIIKYLVGKYGDGNVPLLLSLGLLTTLTEGFAMIGRLGKGSSYTPSKLPPKPLEIWAYEASPFCKVVREVLVELELPHILHRLHFSCARGSPKRQVLYERVGHFQVPYLEDPNTGVEMFESAEIVDYLKATYAL from the exons ATGGCCGGAATGATGAACTTCACCGCCACTCCTGCTTTCTGGCCGGTGTCGACGAGCAGAGCTACCAATGGCAGATTGTTTATGGTGAAGTTATCAGCAAATGCTTCCGAAACTCCATTGTCCTCTATATCTCCGCCGCCCAATTTCAAGGCGCCGCCGCCCAAACCATTCTCCATCCGCCCCGATAGGGTTTTTGACATTTTGGGGGCTTCTCTCGCTTTGCTTTTTCGCCTCACCACCAGTGTACTTGTCTCAGG GTATTCTGTAAACATAGTGCCAGCAACGGAGATTCCACCTGATCAGTATGCTCTAGGATTTGCTG GTTTTAAGTTGAAAGAGAGTTCAAAGTTAGGCCCTCGCCCCGAAAAGCCAATTGAGATATATGAATTTGAAAG CTGCCCGTTTTGTCGGAAG GTTCGGGAAATTGTTGCAGTTTTGGATCTTGATGTCTTGTATTATCCTTGTCCAAGAAATGGCCCAAATTTTCGTCCCAAGGTTTCCCAAATGGGTGGAAAACAGCAGTTCCCATACATG GTGGACCCAAACACAGGAGTTTCTATGTATGAATCAGATGAGATAATCAAGTATCTGGTTGGGAAATATG GTGATGGTAACGTCCCCTTGCTGCTCTCTCTTGGTCTATTAACA ACTTTAACAGAGGGATTTGCTATGATTGGTCGACTTGGGAAG GGCTCTTCATACACTCCATCAAAACTACCACCTAAACCTCTAGAGATTTGGGCGTATGAG GCTTCACCATTTTGCAAAGTCGTGCGTGAAGTACTTGTGGAGCTGGAGCTACCTCACATACTACACAG GTTGCATTTCAGTTGCGCTAGGGGCAGCCCGAAACGACAAGTCCTTTACGAGCGAGTTGGACATTTTCAG GTCCCTTATTTGGAAGATCCAAACACAGGAGTGGAGATGTTTGAGAGTGCAGAAATTGTTGACTATCTCAAGGCAACTTATGCTCTCTGA
- the LOC130996651 gene encoding alpha carbonic anhydrase 1, chloroplastic, with the protein MAGLLSVTALTLLMLLGSDAFTTSKVEKAVQLQFTYSGAMGPDKWASLNPNFSLCATGKLQSPINIVSDRAVRSTKLKALVRDYRAVNVTLVDNKFTVAIEYPDDTGGISVDEKQYALKQMHWHSPSEHRINGKRFAAELHMVHVSEDAKVVVVATLYQLGHPDPLLQTIYKKLNELASEYKSSEATAPIQVGVLEAAELRTTPSKYYRYVGSSSVPPCAEHLVYIVLAQATSISKQQVAALKAPLDIRCKYNARPCQPLNGRHVHLYHH; encoded by the exons ATGGCTGGTTTGTTGAGTGTGACAGCGCTTACTCTGCTGATGCTTCTAGGCTCAGATGCTTTTACTACATCGA AGGTGGAGAAGGCAGTGCAACTGCAGTTCACATACTCGGGAGCAATGGGGCCGGACAAGTGGGCCAGTTTGAATCCCAACTTCTCCCTCTGCGCCACTGGCAAACTGCAGTCGCCGATCAACATTGTTTCGGACCGAGCTGTCCGAAGCACCAAGTTGAAGGCCCTCGTCAGAGATTACCGCGCAGTGAATGTGACTTTGGTCGATAATAAGTTCACCGTTGCT ATTGAGTACCCTGATGATACGGGAGGGATAAGTGTAGACGAGAAGCAGTACGCGTTGAAGCAGATGCACTGGCACTCGCCTTCTGAGCACAGAATCAATGGAAAGAGGTTTGCCGCAGAGCTCCACATGGTGCACGTATCCGAGGATGCCAAAGTGGTGGTAGTAGCCACCCTTTACCAACTTGGACACCCTGATCCACTTCTTCAAACG ATATACAAGAAATTGAATGAACTGGCGAGTGAGTACAAGAGCAGCGAGGCCACAGCCCCAATACAAGTGGGAGTTTTGGAAGCGGCAGAGTTGAGGACAACTCCTAGCAAGTATTACAGATACGTAGGCTCCTCCAGTGTTCCTCCTTGCGCGGAGCATCTCGTCTATATCGTCCTGGCCCAg GCGACATCTATATCGAAACAACAAGTGGCAGCTCTCAAGGCTCCTCTCGACATCCGATGCAAGTACAACGCCAGGCCTTGTCAGCCACTCAACGGACGACACGTCCACCTATACCACCATTAA
- the LOC130996649 gene encoding uncharacterized protein LOC130996649 isoform X1 encodes MAGMMNFTATPAFWPVSTSRATNGRLFMVKLSANASETPLSSISPPPNFKAPPPKPFSIRPDRVFDILGASLALLFRLTTSVLVSGYSVNIVPATEIPPDQYALGFAGFKLKESSKLGPRPEKPIEIYEFESCPFCRKVREIVAVLDLDVLYYPCPRNGPNFRPKVSQMGGKQQFPYMVDPNTGVSMYESDEIIKYLVGKYGDGNVPLLLSLGLLTTLTEGFAMIGRLGKGSSYTPSKLPPKPLEIWAYEASPFCKVVREVLVELELPHILHSILFLVRQRLHFSCARGSPKRQVLYERVGHFQVPYLEDPNTGVEMFESAEIVDYLKATYAL; translated from the exons ATGGCCGGAATGATGAACTTCACCGCCACTCCTGCTTTCTGGCCGGTGTCGACGAGCAGAGCTACCAATGGCAGATTGTTTATGGTGAAGTTATCAGCAAATGCTTCCGAAACTCCATTGTCCTCTATATCTCCGCCGCCCAATTTCAAGGCGCCGCCGCCCAAACCATTCTCCATCCGCCCCGATAGGGTTTTTGACATTTTGGGGGCTTCTCTCGCTTTGCTTTTTCGCCTCACCACCAGTGTACTTGTCTCAGG GTATTCTGTAAACATAGTGCCAGCAACGGAGATTCCACCTGATCAGTATGCTCTAGGATTTGCTG GTTTTAAGTTGAAAGAGAGTTCAAAGTTAGGCCCTCGCCCCGAAAAGCCAATTGAGATATATGAATTTGAAAG CTGCCCGTTTTGTCGGAAG GTTCGGGAAATTGTTGCAGTTTTGGATCTTGATGTCTTGTATTATCCTTGTCCAAGAAATGGCCCAAATTTTCGTCCCAAGGTTTCCCAAATGGGTGGAAAACAGCAGTTCCCATACATG GTGGACCCAAACACAGGAGTTTCTATGTATGAATCAGATGAGATAATCAAGTATCTGGTTGGGAAATATG GTGATGGTAACGTCCCCTTGCTGCTCTCTCTTGGTCTATTAACA ACTTTAACAGAGGGATTTGCTATGATTGGTCGACTTGGGAAG GGCTCTTCATACACTCCATCAAAACTACCACCTAAACCTCTAGAGATTTGGGCGTATGAG GCTTCACCATTTTGCAAAGTCGTGCGTGAAGTACTTGTGGAGCTGGAGCTACCTCACATACTACACAG CATTCTATTCCTTGTCCGACAAAGGTTGCATTTCAGTTGCGCTAGGGGCAGCCCGAAACGACAAGTCCTTTACGAGCGAGTTGGACATTTTCAG GTCCCTTATTTGGAAGATCCAAACACAGGAGTGGAGATGTTTGAGAGTGCAGAAATTGTTGACTATCTCAAGGCAACTTATGCTCTCTGA
- the LOC130996649 gene encoding uncharacterized protein LOC130996649 isoform X3, producing the protein MAGMMNFTATPAFWPVSTSRATNGRLFMVKLSANASETPLSSISPPPNFKAPPPKPFSIRPDRVFDILGASLALLFRLTTSVLVSGYSVNIVPATEIPPDQYALGFAGFKLKESSKLGPRPEKPIEIYEFESCPFCRKVREIVAVLDLDVLYYPCPRNGPNFRPKVSQMGGKQQFPYMVDPNTGVSMYESDEIIKYLVGKYGDGNVPLLLSLGLLTTLTEGFAMIGRLGKGSSYTPSKLPPKPLEIWAYEASPFCKVVREVLVELELPHILHSCARGSPKRQVLYERVGHFQVPYLEDPNTGVEMFESAEIVDYLKATYAL; encoded by the exons ATGGCCGGAATGATGAACTTCACCGCCACTCCTGCTTTCTGGCCGGTGTCGACGAGCAGAGCTACCAATGGCAGATTGTTTATGGTGAAGTTATCAGCAAATGCTTCCGAAACTCCATTGTCCTCTATATCTCCGCCGCCCAATTTCAAGGCGCCGCCGCCCAAACCATTCTCCATCCGCCCCGATAGGGTTTTTGACATTTTGGGGGCTTCTCTCGCTTTGCTTTTTCGCCTCACCACCAGTGTACTTGTCTCAGG GTATTCTGTAAACATAGTGCCAGCAACGGAGATTCCACCTGATCAGTATGCTCTAGGATTTGCTG GTTTTAAGTTGAAAGAGAGTTCAAAGTTAGGCCCTCGCCCCGAAAAGCCAATTGAGATATATGAATTTGAAAG CTGCCCGTTTTGTCGGAAG GTTCGGGAAATTGTTGCAGTTTTGGATCTTGATGTCTTGTATTATCCTTGTCCAAGAAATGGCCCAAATTTTCGTCCCAAGGTTTCCCAAATGGGTGGAAAACAGCAGTTCCCATACATG GTGGACCCAAACACAGGAGTTTCTATGTATGAATCAGATGAGATAATCAAGTATCTGGTTGGGAAATATG GTGATGGTAACGTCCCCTTGCTGCTCTCTCTTGGTCTATTAACA ACTTTAACAGAGGGATTTGCTATGATTGGTCGACTTGGGAAG GGCTCTTCATACACTCCATCAAAACTACCACCTAAACCTCTAGAGATTTGGGCGTATGAG GCTTCACCATTTTGCAAAGTCGTGCGTGAAGTACTTGTGGAGCTGGAGCTACCTCACATACTACACAG TTGCGCTAGGGGCAGCCCGAAACGACAAGTCCTTTACGAGCGAGTTGGACATTTTCAG GTCCCTTATTTGGAAGATCCAAACACAGGAGTGGAGATGTTTGAGAGTGCAGAAATTGTTGACTATCTCAAGGCAACTTATGCTCTCTGA